A stretch of the Mycobacterium shigaense genome encodes the following:
- a CDS encoding DUF5642 family protein yields the protein MLKVALAVASAGILAGCSSGTQTASTNADITKIVAVKSSFGPDYKVADISERAIDPKLLASRKLPDGLAFDPPNCAKVAAGPDMPPDLQGNMTAVSAEGNGVRYVVIALETSKPLPVNDPGKDCTKVRFSGAGIRGGFEVVDAPHVDGAQTLGVHRVLQTAAAGGPLTGQLYDYSAQFGDYQVIVIANPLVVPNQPPAKVDTDRARDLLVKAVAAIRG from the coding sequence GTGTTGAAGGTGGCGCTCGCTGTCGCGTCGGCGGGCATACTCGCCGGCTGTTCGTCGGGCACCCAGACCGCCTCGACCAACGCCGACATCACCAAGATCGTCGCAGTGAAATCCAGCTTCGGGCCCGACTACAAGGTCGCCGACATCAGCGAACGGGCGATCGATCCCAAGCTGCTGGCCTCCCGCAAGCTGCCCGACGGGCTGGCCTTCGATCCGCCCAACTGCGCGAAGGTGGCGGCGGGGCCGGACATGCCGCCGGACTTGCAGGGCAACATGACGGCGGTGTCCGCGGAGGGCAACGGTGTCCGCTATGTCGTGATCGCGCTGGAGACCTCCAAGCCGCTGCCGGTCAACGACCCGGGGAAGGACTGCACGAAGGTGCGGTTCTCCGGGGCGGGGATACGGGGCGGCTTCGAGGTGGTAGACGCGCCGCACGTGGACGGCGCACAGACGCTGGGCGTACACCGCGTGTTGCAGACGGCGGCCGCGGGCGGCCCGCTCACCGGTCAGCTGTACGACTATTCGGCACAATTCGGCGACTATCAGGTGATCGTCATCGCCAACCCGCTCGTCGTGCCCAACCAACCGCCCGCCAAGGTCGACACCGACCGTGCCCGCGACCTGCTCGTCAAGGCGGTCGCCGCGATCCGCGGCTAG
- the arcA gene encoding arginine deiminase: MGGIELSTNSEVGALRVAILHRPGAELRRLNPRNNDQLLFDGLPWVARAQEEHDQFAELLRSRGVEVLLLSDLLTEALQHSGAARMQGVAAAVDARRLGVPLAQELSAYLRGLDPAKLAHILMAGMTFNELPADTRTAVSLVLRMHHGGDFVIDPLPNLVFTRDSSIWIGPRVVIPSLALRARMREASLTDLIYAHHPRFTGVRRAYESRTAPVEGGDVLLLAPGVVAVGVGERTTPAGAEALARSLFDDDLAHTVLAVPIAQRRAQMHLDTVCTMVDTDTVVMYANIVEKLTAFTIQRSPDGVSIGEETPFLEAAAKATGIDKLRHIDTGLDPVIAEREQWDDGNNTLALAPGVVVAYERNAQTNTRLQEAGIEVLTIAGSELGTGRGGPRCMSCPVARDAL, encoded by the coding sequence GTGGGTGGTATCGAGCTGAGCACCAATTCCGAGGTAGGAGCGCTTCGGGTCGCGATCCTGCACCGGCCCGGTGCCGAACTGCGGCGACTCAATCCGCGCAACAACGACCAGCTGCTCTTCGACGGGCTGCCGTGGGTCGCGCGCGCGCAGGAGGAGCACGACCAGTTCGCCGAGCTGCTGCGCTCGCGCGGGGTGGAAGTGCTGCTGCTGTCCGACCTGCTGACCGAGGCGCTGCAGCACAGCGGAGCCGCCCGGATGCAGGGGGTCGCCGCGGCCGTCGACGCCCGCCGGCTCGGCGTGCCGCTGGCCCAGGAGCTGTCCGCCTACTTGCGCGGCCTGGACCCCGCGAAGCTGGCCCACATCCTGATGGCCGGCATGACGTTCAACGAGCTGCCCGCCGACACCCGGACCGCGGTGTCGCTGGTGCTGCGGATGCACCACGGCGGGGACTTCGTCATCGACCCGCTGCCGAATCTTGTGTTCACCCGCGACTCGTCGATCTGGATCGGGCCGCGGGTGGTGATCCCGTCGCTGGCGCTGCGGGCGCGCATGCGCGAGGCGTCGCTGACCGACCTGATCTACGCGCACCACCCGCGGTTCACCGGGGTGCGCCGCGCCTACGAATCGCGCACCGCCCCCGTCGAGGGCGGCGACGTGCTGCTGCTCGCCCCGGGTGTGGTCGCGGTAGGCGTCGGCGAACGGACCACCCCGGCCGGGGCGGAAGCGTTGGCGCGCAGCCTGTTCGACGACGATCTGGCGCATACCGTGCTGGCCGTCCCGATCGCCCAGCGCCGCGCGCAGATGCACCTGGACACGGTGTGCACGATGGTGGACACCGACACGGTGGTGATGTACGCCAACATCGTCGAAAAGCTCACGGCCTTCACCATCCAGCGCTCGCCCGACGGCGTGTCCATCGGCGAAGAAACGCCGTTTTTGGAAGCCGCCGCCAAGGCAACGGGGATCGACAAGCTGCGCCACATCGACACCGGATTGGATCCCGTCATCGCCGAACGTGAACAGTGGGACGACGGCAACAACACGCTGGCGCTGGCGCCCGGCGTCGTCGTCGCCTACGAACGCAACGCGCAGACCAACACGCGCCTGCAGGAGGCGGGCATCGAGGTGCTGACGATCGCCGGCTCGGAGTTGGGCACCGGCCGCGGCGGGCCCCGGTGCATGTCCTGCCCGGTCGCCCGCGACGCGCTGTAA
- a CDS encoding aminodeoxychorismate synthase component I, whose protein sequence is MRIERLGHLGEAPRVLRAVGDATGRLDLPAPAALTGDWFDSLAVIAPSVAARPVAAADAFAVELGGAATDRGGVGGGWVGYLSYPDAAADGRGPRIPEAAGGWTDCVLRRDRAGQWWYESLSGAPMPGWLSAALAAAPAPTRGCQIDWDAADRDAHRHGVLACLDAIGAGEVYQACVCTQFSGTVTGDPLDFFIDGVARTSPARAAYVAGRWGAVASLSPELFLRRRGAVVTSSPIKGTLPLDAWPAALRASPKEVAENIMIVDLVRNDLGRVAVTGTVTVPELLMVRRAPGVWHLVSTVSAQVRPELPTSALLDAAFPPASVTGTPKHRARQLISQWEQARRGIYCGTVGFASPVAGCELNVAIRTVEFDGQGHAVLGVGGGITADSDPDAEWAECLHKAAPVIGIPVQPRRDRSTAS, encoded by the coding sequence GTGCGAATCGAACGGCTCGGCCACCTGGGCGAGGCACCCCGGGTGCTGCGCGCCGTGGGTGACGCCACCGGCCGGCTCGACCTGCCGGCGCCGGCCGCGCTGACCGGCGACTGGTTCGATTCGCTGGCGGTGATCGCACCGAGCGTGGCGGCGCGGCCGGTGGCGGCGGCCGACGCGTTCGCGGTCGAATTGGGCGGGGCGGCGACCGACCGCGGCGGGGTGGGCGGCGGCTGGGTCGGCTACCTGTCCTACCCCGATGCCGCCGCCGACGGGCGCGGGCCCCGGATCCCCGAGGCCGCGGGCGGCTGGACCGACTGCGTGCTGCGCCGCGACCGCGCCGGGCAGTGGTGGTACGAAAGCCTTTCGGGTGCGCCGATGCCGGGCTGGCTGTCGGCCGCGCTGGCCGCGGCGCCGGCGCCGACACGCGGCTGCCAGATCGACTGGGACGCGGCCGATCGCGACGCCCACCGCCACGGTGTGCTGGCCTGCCTGGACGCGATCGGTGCCGGCGAGGTCTACCAGGCGTGCGTGTGCACGCAGTTCAGCGGGACGGTCACCGGGGATCCGCTGGACTTCTTCATCGACGGCGTCGCGCGGACCTCGCCGGCGCGGGCGGCCTATGTCGCCGGCCGGTGGGGCGCGGTGGCGTCGCTGTCTCCGGAGCTGTTCCTGCGGCGCCGCGGCGCGGTCGTCACGTCGAGCCCGATCAAGGGCACCTTGCCGCTGGACGCCTGGCCCGCCGCGCTGCGGGCGTCGCCGAAAGAAGTGGCCGAGAACATCATGATCGTCGACCTGGTCCGCAACGACCTGGGGCGGGTGGCGGTCACCGGCACCGTCACCGTCCCCGAGCTCCTGATGGTGCGGCGCGCCCCGGGGGTGTGGCACCTGGTGTCGACGGTCTCGGCGCAGGTGCGACCGGAGCTGCCGACGTCGGCGCTGCTGGACGCCGCGTTCCCGCCCGCCTCGGTCACAGGTACGCCCAAACACCGTGCACGTCAATTGATTTCGCAGTGGGAACAAGCGCGCCGCGGAATATATTGCGGCACGGTCGGTTTCGCGTCGCCGGTGGCCGGATGCGAACTCAATGTCGCGATCCGCACCGTCGAGTTCGACGGGCAGGGACACGCGGTGCTCGGCGTGGGCGGCGGGATCACCGCCGATTCCGATCCCGACGCCGAGTGGGCGGAGTGCCTGCACAAGGCGGCTCCGGTGATCGGGATCCCGGTTCAGCCGCGCCGGGACCGCAGCACCGCGTCGTAG
- a CDS encoding RNA polymerase sigma-70 factor, whose protein sequence is MKGEHAERFTLLRPLLFTIAYEILGSATDADDVLQDSYLRWAAVELAAVNDTKSYLAQLVTRQSLNALRAGARRREEYVGPWLPEPLLLDDQDPSADVVLAESVSMAMLVLLETLSPDERAVFVLHEVFGFDYGEIAEAVGRTAPTVRQVAHRAREHVRARRKRFDAKDPRRNAEITAQFLATAASGDVHALMAMLAPEATWTADSGGKVSAARRPVVGAERVARAIAGLMRRAAAEATLRVEMVTCNSAPAVLLYLGDHLEGVITLEIAGEKITNFYVMRNPDKLAALATARDISRG, encoded by the coding sequence TTGAAAGGCGAACACGCCGAACGGTTTACGTTGCTGCGGCCCCTGCTGTTCACCATCGCCTACGAGATTCTCGGCTCGGCGACCGACGCCGACGATGTGTTGCAGGACAGCTATCTGCGTTGGGCGGCCGTCGAGTTGGCGGCGGTCAACGACACCAAGTCCTATCTGGCCCAGCTCGTCACCCGCCAATCGCTCAACGCGTTGCGGGCCGGGGCGCGGCGGCGCGAGGAATATGTGGGGCCGTGGCTGCCCGAGCCGTTGCTGCTCGACGACCAGGATCCGTCGGCGGATGTTGTTCTCGCGGAGTCGGTTTCGATGGCCATGCTGGTGTTGCTGGAGACGCTGAGTCCCGACGAGCGGGCGGTGTTCGTGCTGCACGAGGTGTTCGGGTTCGACTACGGCGAGATCGCCGAGGCGGTGGGCAGGACGGCGCCGACCGTGCGGCAGGTGGCGCACCGGGCCCGCGAGCACGTGCGGGCGCGGCGCAAGCGGTTCGACGCGAAAGACCCGCGGCGTAACGCGGAGATCACCGCGCAGTTCCTGGCCACCGCGGCCAGCGGCGACGTGCACGCGCTGATGGCGATGCTCGCGCCCGAAGCGACCTGGACGGCCGACAGCGGCGGCAAGGTCTCCGCGGCCCGGCGGCCGGTGGTCGGCGCTGAGCGGGTCGCCCGGGCGATCGCCGGGCTGATGCGCCGGGCCGCGGCCGAGGCCACGCTGCGCGTGGAGATGGTGACCTGCAACAGTGCCCCGGCGGTGTTGCTGTATCTCGGCGACCACCTCGAGGGCGTGATCACGCTGGAGATCGCCGGCGAGAAGATCACCAACTTCTACGTGATGCGCAACCCGGACAAGCTGGCGGCCCTGGCCACCGCCCGCGATATCAGCCGGGGCTGA
- a CDS encoding FkbM family methyltransferase encodes MPVAGSAKRWLAPAVKVIAPRRFWQRKYRMLHELGQSRPDLQLAVSMCDPDRVSVDIGADVGQFTIAMLSASRSVIAFEPRPAQARKLATMFGAVGAAVRIEPVALSDKPGVTAMRVVESEPGRSTIDTGNALSDVSGGDVQTIDVPVKRLDDLGLDDIGLIKIDVEGHELAVLHGAVDTIARNRPAILVEAEERHHPGAVGELARLLAELGYAGYFDLDDERRPIAEFDPAQHQDPANAGRREDDWVARGVYVNNFAFFPHGD; translated from the coding sequence ATGCCCGTCGCGGGATCGGCCAAGCGCTGGCTCGCGCCTGCGGTCAAGGTCATTGCGCCGCGCCGGTTCTGGCAGCGGAAGTATCGCATGCTGCACGAGCTCGGGCAGTCCCGCCCGGACCTGCAACTGGCGGTGTCGATGTGCGATCCGGACCGGGTTTCGGTGGACATCGGCGCGGACGTCGGCCAGTTCACGATCGCGATGTTGTCGGCGTCGCGATCGGTGATCGCCTTCGAACCGCGGCCAGCCCAGGCCCGGAAGTTGGCCACGATGTTCGGCGCGGTCGGCGCCGCGGTCCGGATCGAACCGGTGGCACTGTCGGACAAGCCGGGGGTGACGGCCATGCGGGTCGTCGAGTCCGAGCCGGGCCGCAGCACCATCGACACCGGTAACGCCCTTTCCGACGTCAGCGGCGGGGACGTGCAGACTATCGACGTCCCGGTCAAGCGCCTCGACGATCTGGGGCTCGACGACATCGGCCTGATCAAGATCGACGTCGAGGGCCACGAACTGGCCGTGCTGCACGGCGCGGTGGACACCATCGCGCGCAACCGCCCGGCGATTCTGGTGGAGGCCGAGGAACGCCATCACCCCGGCGCGGTCGGCGAGCTCGCTCGGCTGCTGGCCGAGCTCGGCTACGCCGGCTACTTCGATCTCGACGACGAGCGGCGGCCCATCGCGGAATTCGACCCGGCTCAGCACCAGGACCCGGCCAACGCCGGCCGCCGCGAGGACGACTGGGTCGCCCGGGGCGTCTACGTCAACAACTTCGCGTTCTTTCCGCACGGCGACTGA
- a CDS encoding alpha-ketoglutarate-dependent dioxygenase AlkB: MGTRISGVQGSLFEHTERRQLGDGAFIEIRAGWLAGDPTIEDDLLEALLTTVPWRNERRQMYDRVVDVPRLVSFHDLAVEDPPHPALGRLRRRLNDIYAGELGEPFTTVGLCCYRDGSDSVAWHGDTIGRSSAEDTMVAIVSLGATRTFAMRRRDPNRRGPSLRLPQAHGDLLVMGGSCQRTWEHAVPKTAFRRGPRVSIQFRPRDVR, encoded by the coding sequence GTGGGGACCCGGATATCAGGGGTACAGGGCTCGCTGTTCGAACACACCGAGCGCAGGCAGCTCGGCGACGGCGCATTCATCGAGATCCGCGCCGGCTGGCTGGCCGGCGATCCGACGATCGAGGACGACCTGCTCGAGGCGCTGCTGACGACCGTGCCGTGGCGCAACGAACGCCGCCAGATGTATGACCGGGTGGTCGACGTGCCGCGGTTGGTGAGCTTCCACGACCTCGCGGTCGAAGACCCGCCGCACCCCGCGCTGGGCCGGCTGCGGCGGCGGCTCAACGACATCTATGCCGGCGAGCTCGGCGAGCCCTTCACCACCGTCGGGTTGTGCTGCTACCGCGACGGCTCCGACAGCGTGGCCTGGCACGGCGACACCATCGGCCGCAGCAGTGCGGAGGACACCATGGTGGCGATCGTCAGCCTGGGCGCCACCCGCACCTTCGCGATGCGCCGGCGCGACCCGAATCGCCGGGGTCCGTCGTTGCGCCTGCCGCAGGCGCACGGCGATCTGCTCGTGATGGGCGGGTCGTGCCAGCGCACCTGGGAGCACGCGGTCCCCAAGACGGCGTTTCGCAGGGGCCCGCGCGTGAGCATTCAGTTCCGGCCGCGCGACGTGCGCTAG
- a CDS encoding ferrochelatase encodes MVGTPKQFALLTAACTALSVVGCADHHDPGPLNAMVSPAMSPTAQEIANPLRGQYEDLLVPLFPQGNPAQQAYPPWPASYDASVAVSWRQLQPVDPGTLPPDAPDGRKFDFSAIDDALTKLASRNMRLILRVYAYNSCCDTGAVNNTNIGIPDWMRSAATAYPGPANSGVTQVVPNWNDPRYLEAFGKLLAALGRRYDGDERLGVFEFSGYRQFGDQSITAGSIRRLVAANVDAFPRTQLVVTPQNPEIVRELLADDVTKKLSAPVGIRSDCLGAQSPLPAWAESNDSRYVQTNDAVVNAIKQRMTSALVISQWCRLPDGADPRSYYEKGLHDVIRYHVSMTSSTNFPDRDATSAMDRRAYALWGQVNATAGYRYSVEAQPGSQSIQGKVASISVAWTNYGSAAATEKWVAGYKLVDFSGTAIRTVPATCKLDTLTHDDSSPSREEPVAATCTESAHVDLTGLAPGHYTLRAFVDWQQHKPDASHVVNYPPMALARDGRDASGLYPIATLDIPRDGPATADRQ; translated from the coding sequence ATGGTCGGAACACCCAAACAGTTCGCGCTGCTCACTGCCGCCTGCACGGCGTTGTCCGTCGTTGGCTGCGCCGACCACCACGACCCCGGACCGCTGAACGCGATGGTCAGCCCGGCCATGTCGCCGACCGCCCAGGAGATCGCCAACCCGCTGCGGGGCCAATACGAGGATCTGCTGGTCCCGCTGTTCCCGCAGGGGAATCCCGCCCAGCAGGCGTACCCGCCGTGGCCCGCCTCCTACGACGCCAGCGTCGCCGTCTCGTGGCGGCAGTTGCAGCCCGTCGATCCGGGCACGCTGCCGCCCGACGCTCCCGACGGCCGCAAGTTCGACTTCAGCGCGATCGACGATGCGCTGACGAAGCTGGCCAGCCGCAACATGCGGCTTATCCTGCGGGTCTACGCCTACAACTCCTGCTGCGACACCGGCGCTGTGAACAACACGAACATCGGCATCCCCGATTGGATGCGCTCGGCGGCCACCGCCTATCCCGGGCCCGCGAACAGCGGGGTGACGCAGGTGGTGCCGAACTGGAACGACCCCAGATACCTGGAGGCGTTCGGGAAGCTACTGGCTGCGCTGGGCCGGCGCTACGACGGCGACGAGCGGCTGGGCGTTTTCGAGTTCTCGGGCTACCGCCAGTTCGGTGATCAGAGCATCACCGCCGGATCCATTCGCCGGCTGGTGGCGGCGAACGTCGACGCGTTTCCCCGCACGCAGTTGGTGGTGACGCCGCAGAATCCGGAAATCGTGCGCGAGTTGCTCGCCGACGACGTCACGAAGAAGCTCTCGGCGCCGGTGGGAATCCGCTCGGATTGCCTTGGCGCCCAGTCGCCGTTGCCCGCGTGGGCGGAATCCAACGATTCCCGATACGTGCAGACCAACGACGCGGTCGTCAACGCGATCAAGCAGCGGATGACCTCGGCGCTGGTGATCAGCCAATGGTGCCGGTTGCCCGATGGCGCCGACCCGCGCTCGTATTACGAGAAGGGGCTGCACGACGTCATCAGGTATCACGTCTCGATGACGTCGAGCACCAACTTTCCGGACCGGGATGCAACGTCGGCGATGGACCGTCGGGCCTATGCGCTGTGGGGCCAAGTCAACGCGACCGCGGGCTATCGGTATTCGGTCGAGGCGCAGCCGGGATCGCAATCCATCCAGGGCAAGGTGGCGTCGATCTCGGTGGCGTGGACCAACTACGGCTCGGCCGCCGCGACGGAGAAATGGGTCGCCGGCTACAAGCTGGTGGACTTCTCGGGGACCGCGATCCGCACCGTGCCGGCGACGTGCAAACTCGACACGCTGACCCACGACGACTCCAGCCCGTCGCGCGAGGAGCCGGTCGCGGCAACCTGCACCGAGTCCGCTCACGTCGACCTGACCGGATTGGCGCCGGGGCATTACACCCTGCGCGCGTTCGTGGATTGGCAACAACACAAGCCGGACGCCTCGCATGTCGTGAACTATCCGCCGATGGCGCTGGCCCGCGACGGCCGCGACGCGTCGGGGTTGTACCCGATTGCGACGCTTGACATCCCGCGCGACGGCCCGGCGACGGCCGACCGCCAATGA
- a CDS encoding dolichyl-phosphate-mannose--protein mannosyltransferase, whose amino-acid sequence MSAPPSETSIAAPERVVPIVSPGPLLPIADFGPTDRLRGWVVTGIVALLATITRFINLGTPTDAGTPIFDEKHYAPQAWQVLNNHGVEDNPGFGLVVHPPVGKQLIAIGEALLGYNGVGWRFTGALLGVVMVVLVMRTVRRISRSTLVGAIAGVLLICDGVSFVAARTALLDGLLTFFVVAAFGALIVDRDDVRRRMHVALLEGRSAETVWGPRLGVRWWRFGAGVLLGLACGTKWSGLYFVVFFGLMSLAFDIAARRQYQVPRPWVGTWRRDLLPTAYALGVLPVAVYLASYAPWFASETAIGRHEVGVTIGPHSDWPFPDAVRSLWHYSAKALEFHAGLTNAAGNYHPWESKPWSWPMSLRPVLYAIDQQNVGGCGAQSCVKAEMLVGTPAMWWLAVPVLLYALWRSVVRRDWRYAVALVGYCAGWLPWFADIDRQMYFFYAATMAPFLVMAIALICGDILYRQVGTQSRERRTLGLIVVSCYAALVVTNFAWLFPVLTGLPISQQTWNMEIWLPSWR is encoded by the coding sequence ATGTCTGCCCCGCCCAGCGAAACGTCGATCGCCGCCCCGGAGCGGGTCGTCCCCATCGTCAGCCCCGGCCCGCTGCTCCCGATCGCCGATTTCGGGCCCACCGATCGGCTGCGCGGCTGGGTGGTCACCGGCATCGTCGCCCTGCTCGCGACGATCACCCGGTTCATCAACCTGGGCACCCCGACCGACGCCGGCACTCCGATCTTCGACGAGAAGCACTACGCGCCCCAGGCCTGGCAGGTGCTGAACAACCACGGCGTCGAGGACAACCCCGGGTTCGGCCTAGTGGTGCACCCGCCGGTCGGCAAGCAGCTCATCGCGATCGGCGAGGCGCTGCTCGGCTACAACGGGGTGGGCTGGCGGTTCACCGGCGCGCTGCTCGGCGTGGTCATGGTGGTGCTGGTAATGCGGACCGTGCGCCGGATCAGCCGCTCGACGCTGGTCGGGGCCATCGCCGGCGTACTGCTCATCTGCGACGGCGTCAGCTTCGTCGCGGCGCGCACTGCGCTGCTCGACGGTCTGCTGACGTTCTTCGTCGTCGCGGCGTTCGGCGCGCTGATCGTCGACCGCGACGACGTCCGCCGACGCATGCACGTCGCGCTGCTGGAGGGCCGCAGCGCCGAGACGGTGTGGGGGCCGCGGCTCGGCGTGCGCTGGTGGCGGTTCGGGGCCGGCGTGCTGCTCGGATTGGCTTGCGGGACAAAGTGGTCCGGCCTGTACTTCGTGGTGTTCTTCGGCCTGATGTCGTTGGCGTTCGACATCGCCGCGCGGCGGCAGTACCAGGTGCCGCGGCCCTGGGTCGGGACGTGGCGACGCGACCTGCTGCCCACCGCGTACGCGCTGGGCGTCCTTCCGGTCGCGGTGTACCTGGCCAGCTACGCGCCGTGGTTCGCCTCCGAGACCGCGATCGGCCGCCACGAGGTCGGCGTGACGATCGGCCCGCACAGCGATTGGCCGTTTCCCGATGCGGTCCGCTCGCTGTGGCATTACAGCGCCAAGGCACTGGAATTCCATGCGGGACTGACCAATGCGGCCGGCAACTACCACCCGTGGGAATCCAAACCGTGGAGCTGGCCGATGTCGTTGCGGCCGGTGCTCTACGCCATCGACCAGCAGAACGTCGGCGGGTGCGGCGCGCAATCGTGCGTCAAGGCCGAGATGCTGGTCGGCACGCCGGCCATGTGGTGGCTGGCCGTGCCGGTCCTGCTCTACGCCCTGTGGCGGTCGGTCGTTCGGCGGGACTGGCGCTACGCCGTTGCCCTGGTCGGTTACTGCGCCGGGTGGCTGCCCTGGTTCGCCGACATCGACCGGCAGATGTACTTCTTCTACGCGGCGACGATGGCGCCATTCCTGGTGATGGCCATCGCGCTGATCTGTGGCGACATCCTCTATCGCCAAGTAGGCACCCAGAGCCGGGAACGCCGGACGCTGGGACTCATCGTGGTGAGCTGTTACGCCGCCTTGGTGGTGACGAACTTCGCGTGGCTGTTCCCGGTGCTCACCGGCCTGCCCATCTCGCAGCAGACGTGGAACATGGAGATCTGGCTGCCCAGCTGGCGCTAG
- the rsmI gene encoding 16S rRNA (cytidine(1402)-2'-O)-methyltransferase has translation MTDGRLLLGATPLGQPSDASPRLINALRDADVVAAEDTRRVRTLATALGVAISGRVVSMFDQVEAARVPGLVDEIRAGATVLVVSDAGMPLISDPGYRLVGACVDAGLPVQCLPGPSAVTTALAVSGLPSERFCFDGFAPRKGAARRTWLATLADERRTCVFFESPRRLAACLRDAVEELGGERPAAVCRELTKVHEEVVRGSLAELAAWAAGGVLGEVTVVLGGATPRADLPSLVAEVEGLVAEGLRVKDACGEVAAAHPPVRSRQLYDAVLRSRRG, from the coding sequence ATGACCGATGGGCGCCTGTTGCTCGGTGCGACCCCGTTGGGCCAGCCGTCGGATGCTTCGCCGCGGCTGATCAACGCGCTGCGCGACGCCGACGTGGTGGCCGCGGAGGACACCCGGCGGGTCCGGACGCTGGCCACGGCGCTGGGTGTGGCGATTTCCGGCCGGGTGGTCAGCATGTTCGACCAGGTGGAGGCCGCCCGGGTGCCCGGGCTGGTCGACGAGATCAGGGCGGGGGCGACGGTGTTGGTGGTCAGCGACGCCGGTATGCCGCTGATCAGCGACCCGGGCTACCGGTTGGTCGGGGCGTGCGTCGACGCGGGCCTGCCGGTGCAGTGCCTGCCCGGGCCGTCGGCGGTGACCACCGCGCTGGCGGTGTCGGGTCTGCCGTCGGAGCGGTTCTGCTTCGACGGGTTCGCCCCGCGCAAGGGCGCGGCCCGCCGAACCTGGCTGGCTACCCTGGCCGACGAGCGACGCACCTGCGTGTTCTTCGAATCGCCGCGGCGGCTGGCGGCATGCCTGCGCGACGCCGTCGAGGAGCTCGGCGGCGAGCGCCCGGCGGCGGTCTGCCGGGAGCTGACGAAGGTGCACGAGGAGGTGGTGCGCGGATCGCTCGCCGAGCTCGCGGCGTGGGCGGCCGGCGGCGTGCTCGGCGAGGTCACCGTCGTGCTGGGCGGCGCGACCCCGCGCGCCGACCTGCCGTCGCTGGTCGCCGAAGTCGAGGGCCTGGTCGCCGAGGGGTTGCGCGTCAAGGACGCCTGCGGCGAGGTGGCCGCGGCGCATCCGCCCGTGCGGTCGCGCCAGCTCTACGACGCGGTGCTGCGGTCCCGGCGCGGCTGA
- a CDS encoding NAD(P)/FAD-dependent oxidoreductase — translation MTDPTDPRTHVVIVGGGYAGTLAANRLRRRPDVDITLVNARPVFVERIRLHQLVADTGAATADYDTLLGDGIRLIVDTAAAIEAADRRVLLASGAVLDYDYLIYAVGSTGATPATPGAGEFAHSICDLESAQRLRHALADLPLNAPITVVGGGLTGIETASELAEQGRPVTLVCGGTLGTTLSRRGRRSVAKQLRQLEVDILVSATVSEVRWDGVILGDGAVLPSAATVWTAGFTVPDLAARSGLRTDATGRLLTDETLTSVDHDRIVAAGDAAAPSGRPLRMSCQAAEPLGAQAANTVLARIAGDTPAALSQAFVGQCISLGRRHGTVQFARTDDTPVNLALGGRTTAAIKEAICKGTLSAIRREAAKPGSYFWLKGGNRLQQLAVAQQTALR, via the coding sequence ATGACCGACCCAACCGACCCAAGAACCCACGTCGTGATCGTCGGCGGCGGGTACGCCGGAACCCTGGCCGCCAATCGTCTGCGCCGGCGGCCGGACGTGGACATCACGCTGGTGAACGCGCGTCCGGTGTTCGTCGAGCGCATCCGCCTGCATCAGTTGGTCGCCGACACCGGCGCGGCGACGGCCGACTACGACACGCTGCTGGGTGACGGGATCCGGCTGATCGTCGACACCGCCGCGGCCATCGAGGCCGCCGACCGCCGGGTGCTGCTGGCCTCGGGCGCCGTCCTGGACTACGACTATCTGATCTATGCCGTAGGCAGCACGGGCGCGACACCCGCGACACCCGGTGCCGGCGAATTCGCGCATTCGATCTGCGACCTGGAAAGCGCGCAGCGGCTGCGCCACGCGCTGGCCGACCTGCCGCTGAACGCACCGATCACCGTGGTCGGCGGCGGACTGACGGGCATCGAAACGGCGTCCGAGCTGGCCGAGCAGGGCCGCCCGGTGACGCTGGTGTGCGGCGGCACGCTCGGCACGACGCTGAGCAGGCGCGGCCGGCGGTCGGTGGCCAAACAACTGCGCCAACTCGAGGTCGACATCCTGGTATCGGCCACGGTGAGCGAGGTCCGCTGGGACGGCGTGATCCTCGGCGACGGCGCGGTGCTGCCCAGCGCGGCGACGGTGTGGACGGCCGGATTCACCGTGCCGGACCTGGCCGCCCGCAGCGGCCTGCGCACCGACGCCACGGGCCGGCTGCTCACCGACGAGACGTTGACCAGTGTCGACCACGACCGCATTGTCGCCGCCGGTGATGCGGCCGCGCCGTCGGGCCGGCCGCTGCGGATGAGCTGCCAGGCCGCCGAGCCGTTGGGGGCCCAGGCCGCCAACACCGTGCTCGCCCGGATCGCCGGAGACACTCCCGCGGCGCTCAGCCAGGCGTTCGTCGGGCAGTGCATCAGCCTGGGCCGCAGGCACGGCACCGTGCAGTTCGCGCGCACCGACGACACCCCGGTGAACCTGGCCCTGGGCGGCCGGACCACCGCAGCCATCAAGGAAGCGATCTGCAAGGGCACGCTGTCGGCCATCCGGCGCGAGGCCGCCAAGCCCGGCTCGTATTTCTGGCTCAAGGGCGGCAACCGCCTGCAGCAACTGGCGGTTGCTCAGCAAACCGCACTACGTTGA